GGCTCCCCAGCAGGAATTCGCCATGAGCACACAGCGCCACCACCCAAATCGGAACACCTGTTAGCAACAAAATGATTTTGGCAGTGGAGCTGAGGACAAAGGCTGTATTCTTGGCAATGACCGTGTATTTGGACAACATCTGCGCCCGGAACCAGTAGTCGATGATATCAAACAGCTGAAACACCGAGGCCGTGGCCAGGATCAGATTGATCAACCGTACCGAACTGTCCTCAGGCCTGAGCAGCGAAATGAAGGAATAGGACAGTACGATGGCTACCAAAGTACCCGATAGCTTCAGGAGAACCGCCGTACCCAACAGCTCGTGCTCATCTTGAGGGTCTTTAACGAGATCGCGTACTAATATGGAATCAAAGCCAAGAGTTGTGAAGATCAGGAACATCCCGAAAAAGGATTCGGCATAATTCCATTTTCCAAGCTCCTCCGGTCCCAGCACTCTCGCCATGATGATGCTGACCGCCAGCCCGAACACCATGCGAATCATTTTGTCACCGAACAGCCAGGATGTATTGACCAGCAAACTTCTGCGCGGTTTGACGCGGTTTTTGACTAATGTCATAGGTTCTACTCCATCTTGAAAAATGACCTTGCGCGCGGCTTTACAGCATGTCAGCTATTCGATGCAGCTGCAATCATGTACAACGAAGAGACCTCCCGGCTAGGCGGGTGGCCCCTCCATGTCTTACACGACGATGGAAGCTTCGACTGCAGCCTGCCTTTTTACCCGCTCCAGATCTGTATCCACCATCATATGAATGAGCTGCTCGAAGCCTACTTCCAATCGCCAGCCCAGCTTTTCCTTGGCCTTGGCACAATCGCCGAGCAGTAGGTCTACCTCCGCCGGCCGGACAAATTGAGGATCAATAACAACATAATCCTCATAATTTAAACCTACATAGGAAAAGGCAATTTGCAGCAATTCGCGTACGGAATGCATCTCTCCCGTGGAAATGACGTAATCATCCGGTTGATCCTGCTGGAGCATCAGCCACATGGCCTTTACATAATCCCCTGCAAAACCCCAGTCCCGCAGTGAATCCAAATTCCCCATACGCAGCTCATGTTGCAATCCAAGCTTGATACGGGCTACAGCATCCGATACCTTGCGCGTTACAAATTCCAATCCCCGGCGGGGTGATTCATGATTGAACAAAATGCCGGAGCAAGCAAACATATCAAAGCTTTCGCGGTAGTTCACCGTAATCCAATGACCGTACACCTTAGCGACACCGTAAGGACTGCGCGGGTAAAACGGTGTTGTTTCCGTCTGCGGCGTCTCCACCACCTTACCGAACATCTCACTGCTCGACGCCTGATAAAACCGCGCCTCCGGCTTGGCAATCCGAACGGCCTCCAGCATATTGGTGACGGATAGCGCTGTAAGCTGTCCTGTAGCCAGGGGCTGTGGCCATGAAGCTGCTACGAAGGATTGAGCAGCCAGGTTGTAGACCTCGTCCGGGTCGGATTGACGGACGGCTTCAATCAGGGAAGCCAGATCGGTCATATCACCGGACAGCCAGTGGATGTCATTTTGGATATGGGCTACATTTTCAAAATTCGGCGTGCTGGTGCGTCTGCGTACCCCGTATACCTCATAATTCTTGGACAGCAGCAACTCAGCCAGATAAGATCCGTCTTGTCCGGTAATCCCTGTAATCAGCGCTTTTTTCATTCCAATTCCCCCACCGTTTTTTTATTGTTCAACCAGGTTCAGACCTTGAAATGCCTCATACACAGACCTTAATCCCTCTTCCAGCGAAATACGCGCCGACCAGCCCAAACCGGCAATTCGCGACACGTCTACCAGCTTGCGTGGCGTTCCGTCAGGAGCGGATGTATTAAAAGTAATTTCCCCCTCATAACCGACCACATCCTTCACCCGTTCAGCCAACTCACGGATGGAAATATCCTCACCCACCCCGATATTCACAATTTCATTTCCTTCATAGTTGTTCATCAGGAACAGGGAGGCTTCCGCCAAATCATCAGAATGAAGAAATTCTCGACGCGGCGTGCCGGAGCCCCATACTTCTACAGTTGGAGCTTGATTCAGCTTGGCTTCATGAAACTTGCGGATGAGCGCGGGCAGCACATGAGAGGTCTGGAGGTCAAAATTGTCCCCCGGGCCATATAAATTCGTCGGCATCACCGAAATAAAAC
This DNA window, taken from Paenibacillus kribbensis, encodes the following:
- the gmd gene encoding GDP-mannose 4,6-dehydratase → MKKALITGITGQDGSYLAELLLSKNYEVYGVRRRTSTPNFENVAHIQNDIHWLSGDMTDLASLIEAVRQSDPDEVYNLAAQSFVAASWPQPLATGQLTALSVTNMLEAVRIAKPEARFYQASSSEMFGKVVETPQTETTPFYPRSPYGVAKVYGHWITVNYRESFDMFACSGILFNHESPRRGLEFVTRKVSDAVARIKLGLQHELRMGNLDSLRDWGFAGDYVKAMWLMLQQDQPDDYVISTGEMHSVRELLQIAFSYVGLNYEDYVVIDPQFVRPAEVDLLLGDCAKAKEKLGWRLEVGFEQLIHMMVDTDLERVKRQAAVEASIVV